A region of Moorena producens PAL-8-15-08-1 DNA encodes the following proteins:
- the bcsA gene encoding UDP-forming cellulose synthase catalytic subunit, which yields MTIPFLKIRSKPGQRGLVTTPQQREKLTVWVVEDLPYIFGEILQWLSRRQLLLLIVSLLLLFIPLITARPPIWQQGLLGLILLLVGRVIIQMEEDKPNRKTSEYLHLLLVLLSVFTTLRYFYYRTRYTLNFEGWLNIVFCFLLYGAEFYAIATLFLAYFQTLKIKERQAVSLENIPQEEWFSVDIYIPTYNEDIEIVRKTTLAAVAIDYPADKKSVYVLDDGRKYPERREKLRQMCEDIGCELLTRDNNDHAKAGNINTAFHNTKGDLVLILDCDHIPAKSLLKETVGFFFNPKVSFVQTPHWFYNPDPFERNLLTEGRIPVGNELFYKVLQKGNDFWNAAFFCGSAAVIRKTHVMEIGGIATETVTEDCHTAFRLHSKGYESVYYDKIMVAGLAPEKFSAYIGQQVRWARGMAQILRLENPLFNRKVNLSLAQRLCYMSATAHFFFGFPRLMYAIAPTLFLLFGINSVKGLGFETLCYALPHVILSMQTNHIPYKHVRFSFWNEIFEFALSFQAGIVTLLALINPKLGSFNVTDKGMNVTKRSFDFDSVKYLVLVAALATAALFTVPLWLWLRPEDSQAVIVNVFWSIFNLILLIAACLVAFEQPQLRRSHRMPRKLTAVIHTPHHRWIGKTVNISESGVQILLNTLPNIPDEIRVEIEGDYGHKCLVRGRVVREVAMGDQVKIFVNFINLTPTQHDDLVLVIYSDVKEWYSQRRSETDHPLQSLRFIATSLRRVFREFQPAQETKVRQKVQGAVQLYWDFWKNYSVSATITEIGTHDLRLELDGSQITNLDIMQQTKPMVSLLVTQESNNLKDISFLAQVETIEPVDTGSVHSIGIELSFPESMKEQQAIKIEKLLNSLD from the coding sequence ATGACTATTCCATTTTTAAAGATTAGGTCAAAACCGGGTCAAAGAGGCTTGGTGACGACACCCCAACAGCGAGAGAAACTAACAGTCTGGGTAGTGGAAGACTTACCCTATATATTTGGCGAGATTTTACAGTGGCTAAGTCGCCGTCAATTGCTGTTGCTAATTGTATCTTTACTATTACTATTCATTCCTCTAATTACTGCTCGCCCACCAATTTGGCAACAAGGGTTGCTTGGTTTAATTTTGTTACTGGTGGGACGGGTGATTATTCAGATGGAGGAAGATAAACCCAATCGTAAAACCAGTGAATATCTCCACTTATTGTTGGTTTTACTTAGCGTTTTCACTACCCTACGCTATTTTTATTACCGCACTCGATATACCCTTAATTTTGAAGGGTGGCTGAATATCGTTTTTTGCTTCCTGTTGTATGGAGCAGAATTCTATGCGATCGCCACCTTATTTCTGGCGTACTTTCAAACCTTAAAAATCAAAGAACGTCAAGCGGTTAGTTTAGAAAATATTCCCCAAGAGGAGTGGTTTAGCGTTGATATTTACATTCCTACCTATAACGAAGATATCGAAATTGTCCGCAAAACAACCTTAGCGGCTGTAGCCATTGACTATCCGGCTGATAAAAAATCGGTTTATGTTCTTGATGATGGCAGAAAGTATCCAGAGCGTAGGGAAAAGTTGCGCCAAATGTGTGAGGATATAGGCTGCGAACTCCTAACTCGGGATAACAATGATCATGCTAAAGCTGGCAATATCAATACGGCTTTTCACAATACCAAAGGAGATTTAGTCCTTATTCTGGATTGTGACCACATTCCCGCTAAAAGCTTATTGAAGGAAACTGTTGGCTTCTTTTTTAACCCTAAGGTTTCCTTTGTCCAAACACCCCACTGGTTTTATAACCCAGACCCCTTTGAGCGTAATCTGCTCACAGAAGGCAGAATACCTGTGGGTAATGAACTGTTTTATAAGGTGCTGCAAAAGGGCAATGATTTCTGGAATGCAGCTTTCTTTTGTGGGTCTGCGGCGGTGATTCGGAAAACCCACGTCATGGAAATCGGAGGGATTGCTACCGAAACAGTTACCGAAGACTGCCATACTGCCTTCCGTCTGCACTCAAAGGGTTACGAGTCGGTCTATTACGACAAGATTATGGTGGCAGGTTTAGCGCCAGAGAAATTTTCGGCCTATATCGGTCAACAGGTACGTTGGGCTAGGGGAATGGCTCAGATTCTGCGCCTGGAAAATCCCTTGTTCAACCGGAAGGTGAATTTGAGCCTGGCGCAACGGTTGTGCTACATGAGTGCCACAGCCCACTTTTTCTTCGGCTTCCCGCGATTGATGTATGCGATCGCACCCACTCTATTCTTATTATTTGGCATCAATTCGGTTAAGGGTCTCGGTTTTGAAACCTTGTGCTATGCTCTGCCTCACGTTATCTTATCGATGCAGACCAACCACATTCCCTACAAGCACGTCCGTTTTTCTTTCTGGAACGAGATTTTTGAATTTGCCCTGTCATTCCAGGCGGGAATTGTTACCCTCTTAGCTCTGATTAATCCTAAGTTAGGGTCTTTCAATGTTACAGATAAAGGGATGAATGTTACCAAGCGCAGCTTTGATTTTGATTCGGTAAAGTACCTGGTGTTAGTGGCTGCACTGGCTACTGCTGCCTTGTTTACTGTACCCCTGTGGCTATGGTTAAGACCAGAGGATAGCCAAGCGGTGATTGTTAATGTGTTTTGGTCTATCTTTAACTTAATCCTGCTGATTGCTGCTTGTCTAGTTGCTTTCGAGCAACCCCAACTCCGTCGATCCCACCGGATGCCAAGGAAGTTAACGGCTGTGATTCATACTCCACACCACCGTTGGATCGGTAAAACCGTTAATATTAGTGAAAGTGGCGTCCAAATTCTGCTGAATACCCTACCCAACATCCCTGATGAAATTAGAGTGGAAATCGAAGGAGACTACGGACACAAGTGCTTGGTCCGAGGGCGGGTGGTGCGAGAAGTTGCTATGGGTGACCAGGTGAAGATATTTGTTAATTTTATTAATCTCACCCCTACTCAGCACGATGATCTGGTGTTAGTTATTTATTCTGATGTCAAGGAGTGGTATTCCCAGAGACGATCTGAGACCGACCATCCTCTACAATCCCTTAGGTTTATTGCTACGAGTCTCAGACGAGTTTTCCGTGAATTCCAACCAGCTCAAGAGACCAAGGTACGTCAAAAAGTTCAAGGGGCGGTGCAATTATATTGGGATTTTTGGAAAAACTATTCCGTTAGCGCGACAATAACGGAAATTGGGACTCATGATTTACGGTTGGAATTAGATGGCAGCCAGATTACCAATCTCGATATCATGCAGCAGACTAAACCCATGGTCAGTTTACTGGTAACTCAAGAATCGAATAACTTAAAAGATATTAGTTTTTTGGCTCAGGTGGAAACTATAGAGCCAGTTGATACCGGATCTGTTCATTCCATTGGGATCGAGTTAAGTTTTCCAGAATCAATGAAAGAGCAGCAAGCGATCAAAATTGAAAAGCTTCTCAATAGTTTAGATTGA
- a CDS encoding Uma2 family endonuclease, whose amino-acid sequence MNPLTLDLRPLLRLTDREFEKIAAANRDLRLELTADGELIVMPPTGGNTGRRNADLTYQLQAWNRQTQLGEVFDSSTVFQLPNGAGRSPDAAWVSSDRWNSLSLEEQESFPPLCPDFVIELRSKTDSLTSLQNKMLEYMDNGCRLGWLINYQNQQVEIYRSGKAKEILQSPQIISGEEVLPGFRLDLKLIWK is encoded by the coding sequence ATGAACCCTTTAACTCTTGACCTGCGACCACTCCTGAGGTTAACCGATCGGGAATTTGAGAAAATTGCAGCAGCTAACCGGGATTTGCGGTTGGAACTGACTGCTGATGGAGAACTAATTGTTATGCCCCCAACAGGAGGAAATACCGGTAGGCGTAATGCTGATCTAACTTACCAACTGCAAGCTTGGAATCGTCAGACCCAACTTGGGGAAGTTTTCGACTCCTCTACTGTCTTTCAACTCCCCAATGGAGCAGGACGTTCTCCTGATGCAGCTTGGGTTAGCTCAGACCGATGGAACAGCCTTAGTCTTGAGGAACAAGAAAGCTTTCCACCTCTATGTCCTGACTTTGTGATTGAATTGCGCTCCAAAACTGATTCTCTGACATCTCTACAGAACAAGATGCTGGAGTATATGGATAATGGCTGTCGCCTCGGTTGGTTGATTAACTATCAAAATCAACAGGTTGAGATATACCGCTCTGGTAAAGCAAAAGAAATTCTACAATCTCCCCAGATTATTTCTGGTGAGGAAGTATTACCCGGTTTCCGATTGGATTTGAAGTTGATTTGGAAATAG
- a CDS encoding plasmid partition protein ParG yields the protein MAEESIRVYLSKDKKKNFKAACVMQDRDMSDVVNELIDKWLDQNGVYIHGDKET from the coding sequence GTGGCTGAAGAATCAATACGGGTTTATCTATCCAAAGATAAAAAAAAGAACTTTAAAGCAGCTTGTGTTATGCAAGACAGGGACATGAGCGATGTTGTCAATGAATTAATTGACAAGTGGCTTGACCAAAATGGTGTATATATACACGGAGACAAGGAGACATGA
- a CDS encoding NB-ARC domain-containing protein, which translates to MNLEDALEFANALVFAKSGNHLTDLQQALIEASWSWKRQSYDKIADTYGYSPTYLKHDVGPKLWKLLSEALGEKVSKKNFRSAIERRWRSEQETRSSNQQPTTQETTTPVGDSTEETDGIGLRPRYGNAKPRHDWSEAVDVRFFYGRQSELAQLQQWILSEHCRLVALLGMGGMGKTSLSIKLAQQLQHQFEFVIWRSLRNAPDLSEILTQLLRFLSNQQDIDLPDTTDKKISRLLNDIRSHRCLLVLDNMETILQGGAQSNAAGNYRAGYEEYGKLLRRWGETSHQSCLVLTSREKPQEIGLLEAEMLPVRSLQITGLKTAEGQEIFNIIGSFQGEEKEWNHLITGYSGNPLALKIVATTIHKLFAGNIAEFLKQNAIIFGNIKNLLDQHFARLSAPERTVIFWLAINREEASFADLRNDIFPPVPPQQLIDTLESLEQRSLVERKASLFSLQPVVMEYITERLVEQICEDIIAGVTAINNTNHWEKSLFRTHAILKAQTKDYLRNTQIRLIIKPIVERLQIALTGKSNLETHLNQILNTLRGKPALAIGYAGGNIINLLCQQQICLKGYDFSRVTIWQAYLQGVDLQDVNFAHSDLSKSVFTKTLGVVFGVAFSPDGKLLATGDVEGQLRLWQVENGKPILICKGHTGWVWSVAFSPDGNTLASCSSDKTIKLWNVSTGQCIKTLEGHTSSIWSVAFSRDGKTLASGSDESTVRLWDVNTGECRQVCQGHTGQVLSVAFSADGKILASASDDQKVRLWDLSTGECRQICHGHTNRIWSVNFSPDGAMLASASADFTIKLWDPCTGECLNTLTNHSDRIRSVMFSADGQTLVSGSDDQTVRLWNVSSGECLNYLQGHTNSIFSVAFNRDGRTVASGSSDQTVRLWNSNTGRCLKILQGYTNSVFSAVFSPNGEQLASASTDNMVRLWDVSSDNCLKRLEGHTGWVTSVAFHPNGEILASSSADQTIHLWSVSTGQCLKVLRGHSYWVQSVSFSPLGETLASSGDDKTIRLWDVNTRECFKILRGHTSWIWSVTFSRDGQTLASGSEDETIRLWDVRSSECLKVLQGHTSRVQSVAFSPDGQSLVSSSGDQTVRIWDVRTGECVRILRGHSKGVWSVAFSPDGELIASGSLDQTVRLWQASTGNYLRSLHGHRNSVRSSIGFSPVKHQDHQDRSDQEQVSSYWLTSGSNDGTIKVWDTNTGQCIKTLIPDRPYQGMNITGVTGLTLAQKSALEALGALS; encoded by the coding sequence ATGAACCTTGAAGACGCTCTGGAATTCGCCAATGCCTTAGTGTTTGCCAAATCGGGGAATCATCTCACTGATTTACAGCAAGCGTTAATTGAGGCATCTTGGTCCTGGAAGCGTCAGAGTTATGATAAGATTGCAGATACCTATGGCTATTCCCCGACTTACCTGAAACATGATGTCGGTCCGAAGCTGTGGAAACTTCTCTCAGAGGCTTTGGGGGAAAAAGTCAGTAAAAAGAACTTTCGCTCAGCGATCGAACGACGGTGGCGCAGTGAACAGGAAACTAGATCCTCGAACCAACAGCCAACTACACAAGAAACCACAACCCCAGTCGGGGACTCGACCGAGGAAACCGATGGGATTGGCCTAAGGCCACGCTACGGGAACGCAAAACCACGTCACGATTGGTCAGAAGCCGTTGATGTTCGTTTCTTTTATGGACGACAATCAGAACTAGCCCAGTTGCAGCAATGGATTCTGAGCGAACACTGTCGGCTAGTTGCCTTGTTAGGTATGGGCGGCATGGGCAAAACCTCCCTCTCCATCAAGCTTGCCCAACAACTCCAACACCAGTTTGAGTTTGTTATTTGGCGCTCCCTACGTAATGCTCCTGACCTATCAGAGATTTTGACTCAGTTGCTGAGATTTCTATCCAATCAGCAAGACATTGATTTACCAGATACTACAGACAAAAAAATTTCCCGACTGCTGAATGATATACGCTCCCACCGTTGTTTGCTAGTTCTCGACAATATGGAAACAATTTTACAAGGGGGAGCTCAAAGCAATGCTGCTGGAAATTATCGAGCTGGATATGAAGAATACGGTAAACTGTTGAGACGCTGGGGGGAAACCTCCCATCAAAGCTGCTTAGTACTAACCTCTCGGGAGAAGCCTCAAGAAATTGGACTGCTAGAAGCAGAAATGCTACCTGTTCGCTCCCTACAAATAACTGGGTTAAAAACCGCTGAAGGACAAGAAATATTTAATATTATCGGGTCTTTTCAAGGGGAAGAAAAGGAATGGAATCATTTAATTACTGGCTATTCTGGTAATCCCTTAGCTCTAAAAATTGTGGCGACAACAATTCATAAATTATTCGCCGGTAATATTGCGGAATTTTTAAAGCAAAATGCGATAATATTTGGGAATATTAAAAATCTTTTGGATCAGCATTTTGCCCGATTAAGCGCTCCAGAACGAACAGTAATTTTTTGGCTCGCCATCAATCGAGAAGAAGCCTCATTTGCTGACTTACGAAATGATATATTTCCCCCCGTACCCCCCCAACAACTGATCGACACCCTGGAATCCTTGGAACAGCGATCGCTTGTGGAAAGAAAAGCGTCTCTGTTTTCCCTACAACCGGTGGTGATGGAATACATAACTGAACGCTTGGTTGAGCAAATCTGTGAAGACATTATTGCTGGTGTAACTGCCATTAATAACACTAATCACTGGGAAAAATCCCTATTTAGGACTCATGCTATCCTCAAAGCTCAGACCAAAGATTATCTTAGAAATACTCAAATTCGTCTCATTATCAAACCCATTGTAGAGCGTTTACAGATTGCTTTAACGGGTAAGAGTAACCTAGAAACCCATCTAAATCAGATTCTCAACACGCTTCGAGGCAAACCTGCCTTAGCCATTGGCTACGCTGGTGGAAATATTATTAATCTCCTTTGTCAACAGCAAATCTGTTTAAAAGGCTATGATTTTTCAAGAGTTACCATTTGGCAAGCTTATCTACAAGGGGTGGATTTACAAGATGTCAATTTCGCTCACTCCGATTTATCTAAGTCAGTGTTTACTAAAACCTTAGGAGTAGTATTTGGGGTAGCGTTTAGTCCTGATGGTAAGCTTTTAGCTACTGGAGATGTGGAAGGTCAGTTGCGTTTATGGCAAGTCGAGAATGGTAAGCCAATTTTAATTTGTAAAGGTCATACCGGTTGGGTTTGGTCTGTGGCCTTTAGTCCTGATGGTAATACCCTAGCCAGTTGCAGTAGTGACAAAACGATTAAACTATGGAATGTCAGCACAGGTCAGTGTATTAAAACCTTAGAAGGCCATACCAGTTCTATTTGGTCAGTAGCATTCAGTAGGGATGGTAAAACCCTAGCCAGTGGTAGTGATGAATCAACAGTGAGGCTTTGGGACGTAAACACTGGTGAATGCCGTCAGGTATGTCAGGGACACACCGGTCAAGTCCTTTCGGTGGCGTTTAGTGCAGATGGTAAAATCCTAGCTAGTGCTAGTGATGACCAGAAAGTGAGACTGTGGGATCTTAGTACTGGTGAATGTCGCCAGATCTGTCATGGTCATACTAATCGGATTTGGTCAGTTAATTTTAGTCCCGATGGTGCGATGTTAGCCAGTGCAAGTGCTGACTTTACCATTAAATTGTGGGATCCATGCACAGGTGAATGTCTCAACACCTTAACTAACCATAGCGACAGAATACGGTCAGTGATGTTTAGTGCCGATGGGCAAACCCTAGTCAGTGGCAGTGATGACCAGACGGTGAGACTGTGGAATGTCAGCAGTGGTGAATGCCTGAACTACCTACAAGGACACACCAATTCGATATTTTCAGTGGCATTCAATCGGGATGGTCGAACCGTAGCTAGTGGCAGCAGTGACCAAACCGTACGTCTATGGAATAGCAACACAGGTCGATGTCTTAAAATTCTACAAGGATATACTAATTCAGTATTTTCAGCAGTATTCAGTCCCAATGGTGAACAATTAGCCAGTGCCAGTACTGATAACATGGTCAGGTTGTGGGATGTCAGTAGTGATAACTGTTTAAAGAGACTAGAGGGACACACCGGTTGGGTGACTTCGGTGGCATTTCATCCCAATGGTGAAATTCTCGCTAGCAGCAGCGCTGACCAAACCATACACTTGTGGTCAGTGAGTACAGGTCAATGCCTGAAAGTATTGCGCGGTCACTCCTATTGGGTGCAATCGGTTAGTTTTAGTCCTCTTGGTGAGACTCTTGCCAGTAGTGGTGATGACAAAACCATCCGGTTATGGGATGTCAATACTCGTGAATGTTTTAAGATATTACGGGGTCACACCAGTTGGATTTGGTCTGTTACCTTCAGTCGAGACGGTCAAACCCTAGCCAGTGGTAGTGAAGATGAAACCATACGCTTATGGGATGTCAGGAGTAGTGAATGTCTGAAGGTTTTACAGGGTCACACTAGTCGGGTACAATCGGTGGCGTTTAGTCCTGATGGCCAAAGCCTAGTTAGCAGCAGTGGAGACCAAACTGTTCGGATTTGGGATGTTAGGACTGGGGAATGTGTCAGGATTTTACGAGGCCATAGTAAAGGTGTCTGGTCTGTCGCCTTTAGTCCTGATGGTGAGTTGATTGCCAGTGGTAGCTTAGATCAAACCGTTAGGCTTTGGCAAGCAAGTACGGGTAACTATCTGAGAAGCTTACACGGTCATCGGAATTCAGTACGATCATCGATTGGGTTTAGTCCTGTAAAACATCAAGATCATCAGGATAGATCTGATCAAGAACAAGTGAGCAGTTATTGGCTTACCAGTGGCAGTAATGATGGGACTATTAAAGTTTGGGATACTAACACAGGTCAGTGTATTAAAACCTTGATTCCTGATCGACCTTACCAAGGTATGAATATCACAGGGGTTACCGGTTTGACCCTAGCACAGAAGTCAGCACTGGAAGCGTTGGGGGCGCTGAGTTGA
- a CDS encoding XRE family transcriptional regulator, translating into MLSQHTMTEKSKKRKHSSDSPLEALTIERTNLSQDELAIYYGIPRANQRWVSGRTEARPTLRQLKLLCQRLGIEHINQLPGEFGAPSTAGGN; encoded by the coding sequence ATGCTGAGCCAGCATACTATGACAGAGAAAAGTAAAAAGCGCAAACACAGTAGTGATTCACCTTTGGAGGCTCTAACAATTGAACGCACCAATTTGTCTCAAGACGAATTAGCTATCTACTATGGTATTCCTCGTGCGAACCAGCGCTGGGTCTCTGGTAGGACTGAGGCTAGACCAACCCTCCGGCAACTGAAATTGCTGTGCCAACGACTAGGGATTGAGCACATTAATCAGCTGCCAGGCGAATTTGGAGCACCTAGTACCGCTGGGGGCAATTAA